The Zea mays cultivar B73 chromosome 7, Zm-B73-REFERENCE-NAM-5.0, whole genome shotgun sequence DNA segment AAGTTTTGGGTGCCGATGTATGCATTAACTATAGAACTAAAGACTTCGTTGAACGTATCAAACAAGAAACCAACGGAAAGGGTATAACGTCCCACCTGATTATTTTTGGTCTTTTACATTGTACGTAAGGTCGGAGTTGTCTTATGAAGGCATGCAACTACTGATATATGGATGCTGATAGTTCGTTTTGTAGGAACTACTTTGATGCTCTCTTTTTTGGCAGCTATTATGTATCGAGCATTATCATCAAATAGCGCAAACTCCCTGACTATAATCTAAAAAATCTCACTACCAGGTGTTGATGTGATTCGGGATAATATTGGAGGATCATATCTCCAGCGCAATCTAAACAACTTAGGTGTTGATGGTAGACTTTTCATCATTGGCTTCCAAGGGGGCATAGCAGCTGAAGTGAACCTGCAAGCTGTGCTTGCACGCCGTTTGACCATACAAGGTATTTTAGTTGCACAAGCCTATATGCAATGGCATCATCTGTTACATTTCAGTGATGCTCAGTAGGGATTTTTATGCCAGTTTGCTGGTCACTATGTTTTGTCAGTAGCAACCAACCTCTACGTTCCTAAACGCCACTCCTATTTTTGCACTTGATTAAAATTTTCACATAGTTTTTTTCCATGATTGTGTGCAGCTACTGGACTGCGCAACAGAAGCCTTGCCAAAAAGGCAGAGATTGTTAGTGAGGTGGAAAAGAACGTGTGGCCTGCTGTCGCTGCTGGCAAAGTGAAGCCGATGATTTACAAGACGTTTCCCTTATGTGAAGCTGCTGAGGCTCATAGGTTGATGGAAGCTAGCACCCACATCGGCAAGATACTGCTGCTCCCACTGCACCTGTGGCGTTTGCGCTCTTACTCTCGGAGGAGTCAGTTCAAGAACATATGCAACTTCTGTGACAGCCTGCATGGATGTTGTACTGGTGTAGCATGTCTTTTTTATATATCTTGTAGTACTAGATTGGATCTTTTACCCCGAGAAATTATCTTGTCAATTGGATCCTTAAAGTGCTGATGACATTTTTCTGTGAGCTATGATATAATCAATCTGGAGATAGAGCCACTACAGCACGTCAGTACCTGATGCCAGTGTACTTTTGATGCAGTCTACAGATACTCGGGGAGGATATGCTGGCCCTGTGATCGAT contains these protein-coding regions:
- the LOC109941061 gene encoding quinone oxidoreductase PIG3; translation: MVKIHGGSSGIGTFAIQIAKYLGIKVFVTAGSEEKLAACKVLGADVCINYRTKDFVERIKQETNGKGVDVIRDNIGGSYLQRNLNNLGVDGRLFIIGFQGGIAAEVNLQAVLARRLTIQATGLRNRSLAKKAEIVSEVEKNVWPAVAAGKVKPMIYKTFPLCEAAEAHRLMEASTHIGKILLLPLHLWRLRSYSRRSQFKNICNFCDSLHGCCTGVACLFYISCSTRLDLLPREIILSIGSLKC